From Sediminibacterium sp. TEGAF015, a single genomic window includes:
- the spt gene encoding serine palmitoyltransferase, whose product MIQESLLEKIRSFTTPDELKSAGIYPYFRAIEKNNDTEVMIGGKRVLMFGSNSYMGLTNHPEVLKAAKDAIDQYGSSCSGSRFLNGTSNLHVELEDALAKHIGKEAALTFTTGFQTNLGAVSAITGRNGVIILDELDHASIIEGSRLSFSKVLKYAHNNMQDLEQKLSTVPLDTIKMIVVDGIFSMEGDICKLPEIVQLAKKYQALVMVDDAHSLGVLGKLGKGTADHFGLTDEVDLIVGTFSKSLASLGGYVAGSKEMINYLKHTARPMIFSASTPPSATASALAALRIIQREPERLEKLWSNTSYMVNALQELGFEMGASETPIIPIYIRDNFLTFKFTQRLFEEGVFVNPVVSPAVKSDSSLIRMSIMATHTKEQLDTALEKLQMVANELGLARHVSVA is encoded by the coding sequence ATGATTCAAGAGAGTTTACTGGAAAAAATTAGAAGCTTCACTACACCGGACGAATTAAAAAGCGCAGGTATTTATCCTTATTTCCGTGCAATTGAAAAAAACAATGACACAGAAGTAATGATTGGCGGCAAGCGTGTTTTAATGTTTGGGTCTAACAGTTATATGGGTTTGACCAATCATCCGGAAGTATTAAAAGCTGCTAAAGATGCTATTGACCAATACGGCAGTAGCTGCTCCGGTTCCCGTTTCCTGAATGGCACTTCCAATTTACACGTTGAGCTGGAAGACGCCTTAGCCAAACATATTGGCAAAGAAGCAGCTTTAACTTTTACTACTGGATTTCAAACCAACTTAGGAGCTGTTTCTGCTATTACAGGGAGAAACGGAGTGATTATATTAGACGAACTGGATCATGCGTCTATCATTGAAGGTTCCAGACTTTCTTTTTCCAAAGTATTGAAATATGCCCACAACAATATGCAGGACCTAGAGCAAAAGCTTAGTACTGTTCCGTTGGACACTATTAAAATGATAGTGGTGGATGGCATCTTCAGTATGGAAGGAGATATTTGTAAGCTCCCTGAAATTGTTCAATTAGCAAAGAAATACCAGGCACTGGTGATGGTGGATGATGCTCATTCTTTGGGTGTGCTGGGTAAACTGGGTAAAGGAACCGCAGATCATTTTGGCTTAACAGACGAGGTAGATTTAATTGTAGGAACTTTCAGTAAATCCCTCGCTTCTTTGGGTGGTTATGTAGCTGGAAGCAAAGAAATGATTAATTACCTGAAGCATACGGCACGCCCGATGATTTTCAGTGCTAGTACACCTCCTTCTGCAACTGCATCTGCACTTGCCGCTTTAAGAATTATACAAAGAGAACCCGAAAGACTAGAAAAACTATGGAGCAATACCTCTTATATGGTAAATGCTTTACAGGAACTGGGCTTTGAGATGGGTGCTTCTGAAACGCCTATTATTCCTATCTATATCAGAGATAACTTCCTTACTTTCAAGTTTACACAGCGCTTGTTTGAAGAGGGTGTGTTTGTGAATCCGGTGGTATCTCCTGCGGTGAAGAGTGATTCTTCCTTAATCAGGATGTCTATCATGGCCACACATACCAAAGAACAATTGGATACCGCGTTGGAAAAGCTGCAAATGGTTGCCAACGAATTAGGTTTGGCAAGACACGTTTCTGTA
- a CDS encoding dienelactone hydrolase family protein — protein MIKNLLLSLALLCLNSVVFSQTEVISLYQGKIPGSENWNWSEAENTQNDWGLRIVYNVSNPTLTVFKPEEGKANGTSVIIAPGGAFRALSIDNEGYDVAKWLVKKGITCFVLKYRLVKSNTTDPVTEMNAIWGSDKFNQQNMELIPLAIADGRAAIAYVRTHADEFKLDPNRIGIMGFSAGGTVTAGTAYGFNEANKPNFIAPIYAYFPKELQQKLLPGAPPAFILAATDDHLELASHSIDLYSQWLANKQSAELHVYAKGGHGFGMNKQKIPTDGWIERFADWLGMNNWLTKSSYDPALAAYEKKSFDFSTDKKLPYRILYPENYDRNKKYPLILVLHGAGERGNDNEKQLVHGSKLFLKAENRTQFPAIVVFPQCPSDSYWATSSIDRSKNPIQFRFNYDSIPNWPQAAAIELVEKLKKEEAVDKSRVYITGLSMGGMGTFEAVYRNPGLFAAAAPICGGGNESLYSDKVKETAFRVFHGDADAVVKVDLSRNMVARLKELNVPVEYIEYPGVNHNSWDNAFAEPDFISWLFKHQLKEKKKARK, from the coding sequence ATGATTAAAAATCTATTGCTCAGCCTTGCATTGCTTTGCTTAAATTCAGTTGTATTTAGTCAAACCGAAGTAATCTCCTTATATCAAGGAAAAATTCCGGGTTCAGAGAACTGGAACTGGTCGGAAGCTGAAAACACTCAAAATGATTGGGGATTAAGAATCGTTTATAATGTATCTAATCCAACCCTCACTGTATTTAAACCAGAAGAAGGAAAAGCCAATGGTACTTCCGTGATCATTGCACCTGGAGGTGCTTTCAGGGCTTTGTCCATTGACAATGAAGGGTATGATGTTGCAAAATGGTTGGTGAAAAAAGGAATCACGTGTTTTGTATTGAAATATCGTTTGGTTAAAAGTAACACTACCGACCCTGTTACAGAGATGAATGCAATTTGGGGATCTGATAAATTCAATCAACAGAATATGGAGTTAATTCCATTGGCCATTGCCGATGGAAGAGCTGCCATTGCTTATGTTAGAACACATGCCGATGAATTTAAATTGGATCCTAACCGAATTGGCATCATGGGTTTTTCCGCGGGGGGAACAGTAACCGCTGGAACAGCATACGGGTTCAACGAAGCCAATAAGCCGAATTTCATTGCTCCTATTTATGCATACTTTCCAAAAGAACTACAACAGAAATTATTGCCAGGGGCACCTCCCGCCTTTATTCTGGCAGCAACGGATGATCACTTAGAACTCGCTAGCCATAGTATAGATTTATATAGTCAGTGGTTGGCCAATAAACAATCAGCAGAATTACACGTGTATGCTAAAGGAGGTCATGGCTTTGGAATGAACAAACAAAAAATTCCCACCGATGGCTGGATTGAGCGATTCGCTGACTGGTTAGGCATGAACAACTGGTTAACGAAAAGCAGTTATGATCCCGCTTTAGCGGCCTATGAAAAAAAATCTTTTGACTTTAGCACAGATAAAAAATTACCCTATCGAATTTTATATCCTGAAAACTATGATCGGAATAAAAAGTATCCTTTAATCCTGGTGCTGCATGGTGCAGGAGAAAGAGGAAACGACAACGAAAAACAACTGGTACACGGATCCAAACTATTTTTAAAAGCTGAAAACAGAACGCAGTTTCCTGCTATTGTTGTGTTTCCACAATGCCCCTCCGATTCCTATTGGGCTACCTCTTCTATTGACAGAAGCAAGAATCCCATTCAGTTCAGATTCAATTACGACAGTATTCCCAACTGGCCACAGGCCGCAGCTATTGAACTGGTAGAAAAGCTAAAAAAAGAAGAAGCGGTAGACAAGAGCAGGGTTTATATTACTGGTTTGTCTATGGGAGGGATGGGCACTTTTGAAGCAGTGTACAGAAATCCAGGATTGTTTGCTGCAGCAGCACCCATTTGTGGCGGAGGAAATGAAAGCCTTTACAGTGATAAAGTAAAAGAAACGGCCTTTCGTGTATTTCATGGAGATGCAGATGCGGTAGTAAAAGTGGATTTATCCAGAAATATGGTGGCTCGCTTAAAAGAATTAAATGTTCCTGTAGAATACATTGAATATCCGGGCGTAAATCACAACAGCTGGGACAATGCATTTGCAGAACCCGATTTCATTAGTTGGTTATTTAAACACCAGCTGAAAGAAAAAAAGAAGGCTCGTAAATAA
- a CDS encoding SLC13 family permease has product MLYKRYKKEFAMLIGLVVALLFYFLNPLSLAPKAVAVLSIAFAMIIWWVLEAAPLAVVALVPIVLFPMLGIASVKEVTKSYSDSTIFLFMGGFFIALAIEKWNLHKRIALNIINLTGTNGDRIILGFILATCFLSLWLSNTATTMMMLPIAGSVIHVITKHHNPSGNIKNFSLVLMLSIAYASNFALGTIIGTPPNVAYVAHISERFDYIIGFTDWMLVFMPLTIVMIFSLYWVMVKWLYPNKITHSVEGKAYIVSELKGLGKMSLPEKRVLIVFCTTVFFWVTKDLINEFQKTIVLDDAMIAMAGGLSLFIISSGLSSAKAEASAKSEELVLVEEPVLSEEENENHNRLLEWTDTSKMAWGILLMFGGGIALAKALEDANLLQQLGAYIASFSSSNMLVMILVVTTLSVFLSEVMSNIAQVIVLAPVISSVAIALNMDPLSLGIPMTLGASVASMLPMGTPPNAIVFASGHVKIKDMMKTGFVLNIVCIIIITLFCWLLQPYFINLH; this is encoded by the coding sequence ATGTTATACAAGCGCTATAAGAAAGAATTCGCCATGCTGATTGGATTAGTAGTGGCTTTGTTGTTTTATTTTCTGAATCCCCTTTCGTTAGCGCCCAAGGCTGTTGCAGTTTTATCCATTGCGTTTGCCATGATAATATGGTGGGTGCTAGAAGCAGCACCGCTGGCCGTTGTTGCACTGGTTCCTATTGTTCTGTTTCCAATGCTGGGCATCGCCAGTGTGAAAGAAGTAACTAAGTCTTATTCGGACTCTACTATTTTTTTATTCATGGGAGGCTTCTTCATTGCATTGGCTATTGAAAAATGGAATCTGCATAAAAGGATTGCATTGAATATTATCAATCTAACGGGAACCAATGGAGACAGAATTATATTGGGTTTTATTCTGGCTACCTGCTTTTTAAGTTTATGGTTAAGCAATACGGCAACAACCATGATGATGCTCCCTATTGCAGGTTCCGTAATACATGTAATCACCAAGCACCACAACCCTAGCGGCAACATTAAAAACTTTTCCCTGGTGCTCATGCTCTCTATTGCCTATGCTTCCAATTTTGCATTGGGCACCATCATTGGTACGCCGCCCAATGTTGCTTATGTAGCGCATATAAGTGAGCGATTTGATTATATCATTGGATTTACAGACTGGATGCTTGTGTTCATGCCTTTGACCATAGTGATGATTTTTTCTTTGTATTGGGTGATGGTAAAATGGTTATATCCCAATAAAATCACACATAGCGTAGAGGGTAAAGCCTATATCGTTTCTGAATTAAAGGGATTGGGTAAAATGTCTTTGCCTGAGAAAAGAGTATTGATTGTATTTTGTACTACAGTGTTTTTTTGGGTTACAAAAGACTTGATTAATGAGTTTCAAAAAACCATTGTACTAGATGATGCCATGATTGCCATGGCGGGGGGATTATCACTGTTTATTATTTCATCGGGCCTTTCATCGGCTAAAGCGGAGGCTTCGGCGAAATCTGAAGAATTGGTGCTTGTTGAAGAACCAGTATTGTCCGAAGAAGAAAATGAAAATCATAACCGACTGCTGGAATGGACAGATACTAGCAAAATGGCTTGGGGAATTTTACTAATGTTCGGGGGAGGAATTGCTTTGGCTAAAGCTTTGGAAGATGCTAATTTATTGCAGCAACTAGGAGCTTATATTGCCTCCTTCTCTTCTTCCAATATGCTTGTCATGATTTTGGTGGTAACAACTCTTTCTGTTTTCTTAAGCGAAGTAATGAGCAATATTGCACAAGTCATTGTATTGGCTCCAGTCATTTCTTCTGTTGCCATTGCTTTAAATATGGATCCACTTTCACTGGGAATACCCATGACATTGGGTGCAAGTGTTGCGAGCATGCTGCCCATGGGCACTCCACCCAATGCCATTGTATTTGCCAGTGGTCATGTTAAAATTAAAGACATGATGAAAACAGGATTTGTATTAAATATTGTTTGCATCATCATCATTACTTTGTTCTGCTGGCTATTGCAACCTTATTTTATCAACCTTCACTAA
- a CDS encoding metal-dependent hydrolase family protein has translation MKNNIRNQFLYPGIFKVFLSGFLLIAQFFSKSNAQAPVYYITADKVFDGEQMQRNWAVIVKANKIIAVASKEKLTKPAGAIEVHYPESTLMPGLIEGHSHILLYPYNKTAWDDQVTKETDAYRTARATVHVKNTLLAGFTTARDLGSEGAGYADVSIKKAIEDGIIPGPRLLVAGKAIVATGSYGPKGFDLDQHIMLGAEEADGNNLIKVTRDQIGKGADLIKVYADYRWGLHGEAAPTFTLDELKKINEVTVSGGRVMVAHAKTNEAMQRAILAGAVTIEHGDLLDERTAELMKQKGTIYFPTLAATESVTQYKGWRKGIEPEPEAIQQKRKAFSIAMAKGVTIGMGGDVGVFEHGNNVLEMELMVQYGMPAIQVLKAATSINARALSMQDQIGFIKPGHFADLVIFSGDPLQNISHLRNPLWIMKDGVVYPPENSKK, from the coding sequence ATGAAAAACAATATCAGAAACCAATTTTTATATCCGGGCATTTTTAAAGTTTTTTTGAGTGGGTTTCTTTTAATAGCCCAATTCTTCTCTAAATCTAATGCGCAAGCACCTGTATATTATATTACTGCAGACAAAGTGTTTGACGGCGAACAGATGCAACGAAACTGGGCGGTAATTGTGAAAGCCAATAAAATTATTGCCGTTGCTTCTAAAGAAAAACTAACAAAGCCAGCAGGTGCCATTGAAGTTCATTATCCCGAATCAACCCTAATGCCGGGGTTAATTGAAGGCCATTCCCATATATTGTTGTATCCTTATAACAAGACTGCCTGGGACGATCAGGTAACCAAAGAAACTGACGCCTATAGAACAGCAAGAGCAACGGTTCATGTAAAAAATACCTTGCTTGCTGGTTTTACTACTGCCAGAGATTTGGGATCTGAAGGAGCGGGGTATGCAGATGTTTCTATTAAAAAAGCCATTGAGGACGGTATTATTCCCGGTCCAAGATTACTAGTTGCAGGTAAAGCCATTGTTGCTACAGGATCTTATGGTCCTAAAGGTTTTGACCTTGACCAGCATATTATGCTGGGTGCAGAAGAAGCAGATGGAAACAATCTGATTAAGGTAACCAGAGATCAAATTGGTAAAGGTGCTGACCTGATAAAAGTTTATGCCGACTACAGGTGGGGTTTACATGGAGAAGCTGCTCCTACTTTTACTTTAGACGAGTTAAAAAAAATTAATGAAGTAACGGTTAGTGGCGGGAGAGTAATGGTGGCCCATGCAAAAACCAATGAAGCCATGCAAAGAGCAATTCTTGCTGGTGCCGTAACGATTGAACATGGAGATCTTTTGGATGAGCGAACCGCCGAACTAATGAAACAAAAAGGCACTATTTATTTTCCGACCTTAGCGGCAACCGAATCTGTAACTCAGTATAAAGGTTGGAGAAAAGGCATTGAACCTGAACCCGAAGCCATACAACAAAAGCGAAAAGCATTTTCCATTGCAATGGCCAAGGGCGTAACCATTGGTATGGGCGGCGATGTAGGTGTGTTTGAACACGGAAACAATGTGCTGGAAATGGAGTTGATGGTACAATATGGAATGCCGGCAATACAAGTACTTAAAGCGGCTACCAGTATCAATGCGCGTGCATTGAGCATGCAGGATCAGATTGGTTTCATTAAACCAGGTCATTTTGCAGATCTGGTAATTTTTTCCGGAGATCCTTTACAAAATATCAGCCATCTAAGAAACCCGTTATGGATTATGAAAGACGGCGTGGTTTATCCCCCCGAAAACAGTAAGAAGTAA
- a CDS encoding GH1 family beta-glucosidase, whose protein sequence is MFDSIPVKASDFGNDFLWGVVTAAAQNEGAAKMGGRGPSIWDDFARKVGKIKSGHQPTSACDFYHRYKDDLLLVKALGFRVFRFSISWSRILPEGTGKVNAEGVLFYHQVIDECLQLGLIPFVTLYHWDLPLALEKQGGWTSTHMLKWFTRYVQVCVKEFGDKVKHWIVLNEPMGFTSLGYMIGKHAPGKMGLSNFLPAVHNAVMAQAEGGRIIRTHVADAEIGTSFSCSEIIPFTQSEKDKAAAKRIDILLNRLFIEPALGLGYPSDDFLLMDKLYLHNKAWKYKEKMQFDFDFIGIQNYFPVVVKYNAMIPIIQATDVSAKRRKLPVTDMGWEINPNSFYNIIEQFASYKGVKKIIISESGSYFKDKLVAGVIDDQQRIDYHQQFLRALLKAKNNKLPVAGYFAWTLMDNFEWSEGYHATFGLVHVDFSTQLRTVKASGHWFRQFLAQ, encoded by the coding sequence TTGTTTGATTCAATACCTGTTAAAGCCAGCGATTTTGGTAATGATTTTTTATGGGGAGTAGTTACAGCTGCTGCTCAAAACGAAGGCGCAGCAAAGATGGGCGGAAGAGGACCATCTATCTGGGATGATTTTGCAAGAAAAGTTGGAAAAATTAAAAGCGGTCACCAACCAACCAGTGCCTGCGATTTTTATCATCGGTACAAGGATGATTTATTACTGGTTAAGGCGTTGGGCTTTCGTGTATTCAGATTTTCTATTTCCTGGAGTAGAATTCTTCCTGAAGGAACAGGAAAGGTTAATGCAGAGGGTGTTTTGTTTTATCATCAGGTTATTGATGAGTGTTTGCAATTGGGCTTGATACCCTTTGTTACTTTATATCATTGGGATTTACCCCTGGCATTGGAAAAACAAGGGGGATGGACATCCACGCATATGCTAAAATGGTTCACCCGATATGTGCAGGTTTGTGTTAAGGAATTTGGTGATAAGGTAAAACATTGGATTGTATTAAATGAGCCAATGGGTTTTACTTCTTTGGGTTATATGATAGGCAAACACGCCCCTGGTAAAATGGGTCTGAGCAATTTTCTTCCGGCAGTTCACAATGCTGTAATGGCACAGGCAGAAGGAGGAAGAATTATCAGAACCCATGTGGCCGACGCAGAAATTGGCACCAGTTTTTCCTGCAGTGAAATCATTCCTTTTACACAAAGTGAAAAAGACAAGGCCGCAGCAAAAAGAATTGATATTCTGTTAAACAGGTTATTCATTGAACCGGCTCTCGGACTGGGATATCCTTCTGATGATTTTTTATTGATGGATAAATTATATCTGCACAATAAAGCCTGGAAGTACAAAGAAAAAATGCAGTTTGATTTTGATTTTATAGGGATACAAAATTATTTTCCAGTTGTAGTAAAATACAATGCAATGATTCCGATTATTCAGGCGACAGATGTAAGTGCGAAAAGAAGAAAATTGCCTGTTACAGATATGGGATGGGAAATTAATCCCAACAGTTTTTATAATATTATTGAGCAATTTGCCTCTTATAAGGGCGTTAAAAAAATTATTATTTCTGAGAGTGGATCTTATTTTAAAGACAAACTTGTTGCTGGAGTTATTGATGATCAGCAACGGATTGATTATCACCAGCAATTTTTGCGAGCCTTATTAAAAGCAAAAAACAATAAGCTACCCGTAGCCGGATATTTTGCCTGGACGCTAATGGATAATTTTGAATGGTCAGAGGGATATCATGCAACATTTGGATTGGTTCATGTAGATTTTTCTACTCAGTTAAGAACAGTAAAAGCTTCCGGTCATTGGTTCAGACAATTCTTAGCTCAATAA
- a CDS encoding glycosyltransferase family protein: MKIFYAVQATGNGHIARAIELLPYLQKMGQVDVFLSGSNSHLPAALPVAYKSKGLSLFYGNKGGLNYTKMLQSFSPLQILKEASSLPVDKYDFVINDFESITSLACKLKKVCSIGLGHQASFKSNYTPRPNKKEVLGEFILQNYATASDYIGLHFENYDSFIHAPVIKEQVLKADPTNKGHITVYLSHYSDEVLEQHFSKFTSVQFQVFSKKIKQPIQQSNIQWMPISNNGFTQSIIDAAGVITGAGFETPAEAMYLKKKLLCIPIKGQYEQLCNAAALEKLGVTILPAIKEDFTSKLECWLNAPQQVSFSLQNSTSGLIEKLMEVAERPSGILEDAERIDMINLPQLSFKL; the protein is encoded by the coding sequence ATGAAAATATTCTATGCAGTTCAGGCAACTGGCAATGGCCATATAGCCAGAGCAATTGAGTTGCTGCCTTATCTACAAAAAATGGGTCAGGTAGATGTATTTTTAAGTGGGAGCAACAGTCATTTGCCAGCTGCCTTACCGGTAGCTTACAAAAGCAAGGGGTTAAGTCTTTTTTATGGCAACAAGGGTGGATTGAATTATACTAAAATGCTGCAATCCTTTTCTCCTTTGCAGATACTTAAAGAAGCTTCTTCATTACCAGTAGACAAATACGACTTTGTTATCAATGATTTTGAGAGTATTACCTCTCTCGCTTGTAAATTAAAAAAAGTTTGTTCAATTGGGTTGGGTCATCAGGCAAGTTTTAAAAGTAATTACACGCCTCGTCCAAATAAAAAAGAAGTGCTGGGTGAGTTTATACTACAAAATTATGCCACTGCCAGTGATTATATTGGCTTGCATTTTGAAAACTATGATTCCTTTATTCATGCACCAGTAATCAAAGAACAAGTACTGAAAGCTGATCCTACAAACAAGGGGCATATTACTGTTTATCTTTCTCATTATAGCGATGAGGTGCTGGAGCAGCATTTTTCAAAATTTACTTCTGTGCAATTTCAAGTATTCAGTAAAAAAATAAAGCAACCCATTCAGCAGTCCAATATTCAATGGATGCCCATCAGCAATAATGGCTTTACGCAGAGTATAATTGATGCTGCCGGTGTTATTACCGGAGCTGGTTTTGAAACTCCTGCAGAAGCCATGTATCTGAAGAAAAAATTATTGTGCATACCTATAAAAGGACAATATGAGCAGCTTTGCAATGCAGCTGCTTTAGAAAAACTGGGTGTTACCATATTACCTGCAATTAAGGAAGATTTTACTTCAAAACTGGAGTGCTGGCTTAATGCACCGCAGCAGGTGTCTTTTTCTTTGCAGAATTCTACTAGTGGTCTAATAGAAAAACTAATGGAAGTTGCAGAGAGGCCTTCCGGTATTTTAGAAGATGCCGAACGCATCGATATGATTAACCTACCTCAACTTTCCTTTAAATTATAA
- a CDS encoding UDP-2,3-diacylglucosamine diphosphatase yields the protein MEKRSVNVVVMSDLHLGTYGCHATEILQYLKSINPTILILNGDIIDGWQFSKRYFPTSHLQVIKEIINLVSNGTRVIYITGNHDEMLRRYSDVEMGNFKLTDKVVMEIDGKMTWIFHGDVFDATTKGSAKMLAKLGGHGYDLLILLNRFINYFLRLAGKEKMSLSKKVKASVKQAVSWIGNFEQTAAELAISKKYDYVICGHIHQPQVRTVETQEGKVVYMNSGDWVENLTALEYNQHEWTVYHYDPKTFAAANQELTNKKTTAPTLNVITDEVSLFLNSLILQP from the coding sequence ATGGAAAAACGCTCTGTAAACGTTGTTGTTATGAGCGATTTGCATCTAGGAACGTATGGATGCCATGCAACAGAAATTCTCCAATACTTAAAAAGTATAAACCCGACAATCTTAATATTAAATGGCGATATTATTGACGGTTGGCAGTTTAGTAAAAGATATTTTCCAACTTCCCATTTACAGGTCATTAAAGAAATTATCAACCTTGTCAGCAATGGTACAAGGGTGATTTATATCACTGGTAACCACGATGAAATGCTTCGCCGATACAGTGATGTAGAGATGGGTAATTTTAAATTGACAGATAAAGTAGTCATGGAAATTGATGGCAAAATGACCTGGATTTTTCATGGGGATGTTTTTGACGCAACTACCAAAGGGAGTGCAAAAATGCTGGCAAAACTGGGAGGACATGGCTACGACTTATTGATTTTGCTGAATCGATTCATCAATTACTTTTTACGGCTGGCAGGAAAAGAAAAAATGAGCCTTAGCAAAAAAGTGAAAGCCAGTGTTAAACAAGCTGTTTCTTGGATAGGAAATTTTGAACAGACAGCCGCCGAATTAGCTATTTCTAAAAAATACGATTATGTAATCTGCGGTCATATTCATCAGCCACAGGTAAGAACAGTGGAAACACAGGAAGGCAAAGTGGTTTATATGAATAGCGGAGACTGGGTTGAAAATTTAACTGCACTGGAATATAATCAGCATGAATGGACGGTTTATCATTATGACCCAAAGACTTTTGCAGCAGCCAATCAGGAATTAACAAATAAGAAAACAACAGCACCAACACTGAATGTGATTACAGATGAAGTGAGTTTGTTTTTAAACTCTTTAATACTTCAGCCATGA